One Natator depressus isolate rNatDep1 chromosome 3, rNatDep2.hap1, whole genome shotgun sequence DNA segment encodes these proteins:
- the PPP2R5D gene encoding serine/threonine-protein phosphatase 2A 56 kDa regulatory subunit delta isoform isoform X2, translating to MPYKLKKEKEPPKSAKSTTKPSSGSSGGGKDGGAENSEEVQQQQLPPPTSNKRPSNSTPPPTQLNKIKYSGGPQIVKKERRHSSSRFNLSKNRELQKLPALKDAPAHEREELFIQKLRQCCVLFDFISDPLSDLKFKEVKRAGLNEMVEYITHNRDVVTEAIYPEAVIMFSVNLFRTLPPSSNPTGAEFDPEEDEPTLEAAWPHLQLVYEFFLRFLESPDFQPNIAKKYIDQKFVLSLLDLFDSEDPRERDFLKTILHRIYGKFLGLRAYVRRQINNIFYRFIYETEHHNGIAELLEILGSIINGFALPLKEEHKMFLIRVLLPLHKVKSLSVYHPQLAYCVVQFLEKDSSLTEPVIVGLLKFWPKTHSPKEVMFLNELEEILDVIEPSEFVKVMEPLFRQLAKCVSSPHFQVAERALYYWNNEYIMSLISDNAAKILPIMFPALYKNSKSHWNKTIHGLIYNALKLFMEMNQKLFDDCTQQYKAEKQKGRFKLREREEMWHKVEELARQNPQYPMYYAPPPLPPVYCMETETPTAEDIQLLKKTVETEAVQILKDIKKEKVLLRRKSELPQDVYTIKALEAHKRAEEFLTSSQEAL from the exons GAGCCTCCAAAGTCTGCTAAAAGCACCACAAAGCCCAGCAGCGGCAGCAGTGGTGGTGGGAAGGATGGCGGGGCAGAGAATTCAGAGGAG gtccagcagcagcagctgccaccacCGACTTCAAATAAGCGCCCCAGTAACAGCACCCCACCACCAACGCAGCTGAATAAGATCAAGTATTCTGGAGGACCCCAGATTGTAAAGAAGGAGCGACGGCACAGCTCCTCCCGCTTCAACCTGAGCAAAAACAGGGAACTGCAAAAGCTCCCTGCGCTCAAAG ATGCTCCCGCTCATGAACGAGAAGAGCTCTTCATACAGAAGCTGCGACAATGCTGTGTTCTCTTTGACTTCATCTCCGACCCGCTCAGTGACTTGAAGTTCAAGGAGGTGAAGCGAGCTGGTCTCAATGAGATGGTGGAGTACATCACGCACAACCGGGATGTCGTCACCGAGGCCATCTACCCTGAAGCTGTCATCATG TTTTCAGTGAACCTCTTCCGGACCCTCCCCCCCTCGTCCAATCCAACAGGAGCAGAGTTTGACCCCGAGGAGGATGAACCCACACTAGAAGCTGCCTGGCCACATCTCCAG ctggtgtacgaATTCTTCCTGCGGTTTCTGGAGTCGCCCGACTTTCAGCCAAATATAGCCAAGAAATACATTGACCAGAAGTTTGTATTGTCA CTGCTGGATTTGTTTGACAGCGAAGATCCCAGAGAGCGAGACTTCCTGAAGACCATCTTACACCGAATTTACGGGAAGTTCCTGGGCCTGCGAGCGTACGTGAGGCGGCAGATCAACAACATATTTTACAG GTTTATCTATGAAACAGAGCATCACAATGGGATTGCAGAGCTGCTGGAGATCTTGGGCAG TATAATCAATGGGTTCGCTTTGCCTCTGAAGGAAGAGCACAAGATGTTCCTCATTCGGGTCTTGCTACCTTTGCACAAGGTGAAATCGCTGAGTGTCTACCACCCACAG TTGGCATACTGTGTTGTGCAGTTCTTGGAGAAAGACAGCAGCCTGACAGAACCG GTGATCGTGGGCTTGCTGAAGTTTTGGCCGAAAACGCACAGTCCCAAGGAGGTGATGTTTCTGAACGAGCTGGAGGAAATACTGGATGTGATCGAGCCCTCCGAGTTTGTGAAGGTCATGGAGCCCCTGTTCAGGCAGCTGGCCAAGTGTGTGTCCAGCCCACACTTCCAG gtgGCAGAGCGAGCGCTGTACTACTGGAACAATGAGTACATCATGAGCCTGATCAGCGACAACGCAGCCAAAATCCTCCCGATCATGTTCCCGGCGCTCTACAAGAATTCCAAGAGTCACTGGAACAA GACGATCCATGGCTTGATCTACAATGCCCTGAAGCTGTTCATGGAGATGAACCAGAAGCTGTTTGATGACTGCACGCAGCAATACAAGGCAGAGAAACAGAA aggGAGGTTCAAGCTGAGGGAGCGAGAAGAGATGTGGCACAAGGTTGAGGAGCTGGCCCGGCAGAACCCCCAG TACCCCATGTATTACGCGCCCCCACCTTTGCCTCCTGTTTACTGCATGGAGACAGAGACCCCAACTGCCGAGGACATTCAGCTACTGAAGAAAACAGTGGAGACAGAGGCTGTGCAG ATACTGAAAGACATCAAGAAGGAGAAGGTTTTGCTGCGTCGGAAATCTGAGCTTCCTCAggatgtctacactataaaagcCCTGGAGGCCCACAAGAGAGCAGAAGAATTCCTCACCTCAAGCCAAGAGGCGCTCTGA